AATCGAATCTTTTTTTTTAGACCTCATTTCACATTtaatcctttctttcttttttaaaatgcaCTACTTCTCAATTCTTACCTTAGttatatataatccaaaagaCGACTATGACAACAATAAGAACATACCCAGTAAAATTTCACAAatataacccaaaagaaaattctcaaaataataatcttatgtagtgcttttaattataaattatctttttgataattttataacTCAAATGTATAGGGAaattgttatatttatatataacaattttattacttatttaaaaGACACTATTACATGTGTAAATTTGATTGAGCTTTAACTGCgaaaagaatatatttttttaaagtaattttacaACCCAAATGTTCATTTCCACTTagaatataacaaaatataaaatttttatacaacAGTTTTAATAAGTATTTCTTTAATAGACATTATTTCATTTTGATCCTTTATTTCCTATATGAGGTAAAAAAGAACAggtcttttcttaaaaagaagCTCATGATACATAATTCAATTTAATGTTTATTATACTATTTCAAATTAGTTGTTGTTTGGCCAtaaattcataaatattttttacgatgaagatttgggtgaaattagtgTTTGTCCATGATATATATGAAAAACATATTACActtttttaagaaatatgattTATATCCATAAGTTATTAGAAATTACTAAAACTAATCATAagtttatattattaaaaataaaaaatatgcctAACATTTTTGAAACAgaagaaaatcaaataaactaaaatttaatttgtATAAGTTGTATTATTATTTACATGCACACGTCTGTTGAGAAAATATATTTCTAGATTATATCTGTTTAAAGCAGTCACGATATTGATACATCACtcatctatatatacatagcaAGATATAAGTTGAATTGTTATGTACATGCACACGTTAGTTGGGGTCAATAAATAGTGAgtgtatttataaaaaataaagtttggtgtaaaatttgaacttttaaaaGTTTCCAAAAATGAAATTTGGcccaaatattaattttttatagtatttaaaaatttaaattacttacCAAAAACAATTGTCAATTAATAACAAATTATATGGCAAAACattatttgtcaattttttttttcaaattttacttgaaaatctaTGGTTAAACGGGTATTTAATCTTCCATATctgtatgtatatttatattttttatatactatataGCAATAAAATCTTGCTTAGATTGTTGCCAAGTGACGGCATATAAAAATAACATGTGTTATATTTTAGGACAAATTAATTTAGTTAGTTTATaattaactaatttttaaaattctatagctttgtaaacaaaattcaaatttgtatgttttaatattttttaacttgtatatttatttaaatttttaaatatgacaattatttttttatttttttaaatcataaagtGACATATTAttgaaatgaaatataaatttacaGATACAAACTAAAGTTGTTCGAAAGACTCaaaattattactccctccgtttaaaaaagaatgacccattttgacttgacatgaagtttaagaaaataaagaagacttttgaatcttgtggtcttaaattaaagttgtgtcaaatgtatcaaaatgccctttaatcctGTGATCCGaaatatgtcatgtgaaaagttgaaattaaagtattgcccaaaaagaaaaggggtcattattttttaaacaaactaaaaaaggtatgttattctttttaaaacggagggagtatagtAAAGTAACTTTGTAAGTATAAATAATGTAAGTTTAATTCAAAAGATTAATGCACAAATTAGAAACAAcactaaataagagaaaaaaatctgAGGATGTTATGTGAAGTACTTTTAACCGAACCCATGTTCAACATGATCTTATTTacagtaaaagaaaaaatatattttcttaaagtttaagtttaaataaataaaagagcggtgtctatatttatttcttactttttgtttaactTTATCTATTTAGTCTGAAAATATTAAATTGAGTACTGCAATTCTTTATCATTATATTtagggaaaaaaattattttagtccCTATGTTATGACTTTATTGTGATTTTGGTCCTTGTGATAATTGAGTTCTCACCTTTGACCTTTAATTGAGTAAATTGAATTGTTTTAATCCTTTACTAAGGATGATTAGTGATTTAAACAGACTCACAACAACTGTTAAGGATAAATACGGTATTACAATAAGAAACACTTCTTTACGAACAAAAGAATCCTTAGGGTAACCAGAGGCAGACCCACGTGTCATCGTTAGAGTGCATGTGCACCCGGTAACTTTTTAATATCGTTAATATATTAGATTGTGCACCCTTAATAACAAAATGTGTCTTGATGCACTGGTTTGAAAGTTAGCTGAGCGCGTTCTTTACTTCCCGAATGTTGTAAGTTCGATCCCTGATGGGGtactattctctctctctctctctctctctctctctctctctctctatatatatatatatatatatatatatatatatatatatatatattagattatgcACCCACAATAACAAAAAGGGTCTTGGTGCACTGGTTTGAAAGTCAGCTGAGGCGTTTGTTATTGTCCGAATGTTGTGGGTTCGATCCCTGATGGTGTACTATTATTTTCTACAAATCTTCTTTACTTGTCACCTCATCTGGCCCCACTTTTATGTTTTTGGCCTTTAAAAAATTTGTAcaacattttcttttataattaattGTTCCATCTCATACACCTATCTAACCACACCATTATGTTAAAATAAATTCTAATATACATTATTTCAATTAATGAATCCATTGGAATGTTCTATTCCTCAATTCTCAATCTCACAATGACAACGTGTTTCCCTCCCCCCAAATCCCTAAAAGCTAATATATTTTTCCCAAAAGTCCCTCCAAGCTCCAAGCTaaggaaaaaatatgaaatttaaaatactcAACAAACCAGCAGTCATCAGACATCAACAACAGCCGACGGCAACGCAAAATGGTGACATTTCAACAGACAATAATACAAGTCAGATTTTATTTCTatctctattatttattatttttgtcttgaaACATAAAGAGGGTAtagtttttcttttgaaaatgtcatgtttatgtgttttgtCTTATGAAAGAAGAGGATGCGATTTCTCCATTacatatcatattatttttgttattttataaggAGGGGTGTGATTCTCCTATTGAAattattgcattttttttttgtgaggAGTGTGATTCCTctagtatattttatttgttttgtgatATGGACTTATGGAAGGAGGGGTGCGATTTCCCTATAAGCAATGATATATTTACTaatatttatgatgaatatttttttatatgaattcGTTATTGATTCTTGTGAATCGAAATGGATAGATATTTTTTTCCTCAACCAAGTTCTAGTtttaaagacaattttttttcgtCTTATAGAAGAGTTTGATGTGAATTCACTTTAATCCCATCCTGGAGAAATAAAATCAATTCATGAATATCACTTTACGATACGAGATCAAGTGGGAAGACATTATATTCAACAAGGGCCTTGTCAACCGATTCTTTCACAATTTCCTCAAACTAGAATTGAAACGAAAGTGCATCGATTTAATTCGACATGATATGAGGGTTCATATTCTAAGTAGATGGAGTATAGTGTGAATAAAGATGTTGTGTTTTTcttatgttgatatttatttaaaaatgactATGTAAAGGGCAATGCAGTTGActttttcatgaaaattgatTTTAAGTCTTGGAATCATAGTTTGGAATTATTTCAATTACATGTTGGTGAAGTGAATAGTGTCCACAGAAGATGTTTCAATAAGATGCTAGATTTTGAGAATTAATCTCAATCAATTCAAGTTTCTTTGAACAAACAATCTAAGAAAATAAGAAGTGAGCATTGTACTCGTTTAAAGGCTTCAACTAATGTGGCAAGATTTCTCTTGGAATTCGGATTGTCTTTTCGAGGTCATGATGAAAgtgaatctttcaaaaataaaggcCTTTTTAGGTCTTTTGGAATGGTTAGAAAAAATACTTCCTAatttaaataatgttattttgAAACAATCTCCAAAAAATGCTATGATGACTTCTTGATGCGATTAAATGTAGAGGCTCTAATCCTAAGATAGATTGCAAACaagagctttttttttttttactatcattaatgaatttgaatttgttttCTTGATTCACTTGATGTTGAAGCTATTGGTGATGTCAAATGAGCTGAGTGAattattacaaaagaaagagcaAGAAATTATCAATGCCATGATATTTATTGACATTACTAAGACAAGATTGCAATTGTTGAGAGATGATGGATGGGATGCTTTGATGAATGAAGTTTGTGTATCTTGTGATAAACATGAAATCTTGGTACCTAAGATGGATGATTTTTATCTTCCAAAAAAGTCAAAACATAGGCCTTCTAGTGTTACTTACTCACATCACTTACGTGTTGAGATCTTTTATGCTATAATTAACTTGCAACTTCAAGAgtttaataatagttttgatGTTGGGAGTGGTAACTTGCTCTTGGTATGACAAGCTTGAATCCAGTTAATGCTTTTGCTAATtttgataaggaaaaaataatgatattggCCAAACATTATCTAGATGAGTTTGGTGAATCAAAGCTTCAGAAGTTTAGTTACCAACTTGATGCTTTCACTATACACATGCGATGTGGTGATCCTATATTCTCTAATTTGAAAGGAATTGGTGATTTGACATAAGCACTAGTTAATATAAATCTTGTGGAGACTTATTCTCTTGTGTACTTACTTGTGAAGTTGACCTTGATTTTACCAGTCGCTACTGCAACTGTAGAGAGagcttttcatccatgaagcatATCAAGAATGAATTGCATAGCAGTATTGATGATGCATTTTTAAGTGATTGTTTAGTTTGTTACATTGAGAAGGatatatttgtaaatataagCAACGATACACTCATCGATCATTTTCAGAATATTAAACGCGTCGATGTCTAGTATGAAAAGATGATCTACTTTTGTTATATTAGTACTAAATTAATGACATTAGatcattttgaaatttatattttgctcataatttttttataattttttagtttaaaagagttgtatgctaaattatGTAGTTGATAATTGACATGACTATGTTAAAGATAATGATACACCTCTTATCTTCAAATCCTGGATTTTTCTATGAGCATAACACTGTTATAAATCGTTATAGCATCCTCCTCTCATTCATAATCATCCCTCCTCTTTCTTTTATTTCGATGGAGATAAATCATCTAATTCATGGGTAAATAACTTTTTTATGTAGGTTGATGAacacttcttctctttatttaccTTCTCTATTGTGtgagaaaataatttaacaaCTCTTAGGGCACATAAAGAAACTCACTGCACTTGGTGAAGAAAAGATAATTAGTCTTTTCAATAATGAAATTGTGTTACAAGAACGGACTGCAATCCATGCCGACATGCAAGTACTTAGTCAAGTTTAATTAGACTAGATCTTCAATATTGCTCGATGAAAAAAGATCAAACTTTTGAGTATATGAAAATCAAGACATTACACTACTAAAAAACTACCCAAAAGCAATGACCAGTGTCGCTTTTAAAAGCGACGAGAAAAACGACGTTGACCGTcgcttttttagtttaattttaatatttatttattttttattaaaagcgatgGCCAAGGTCGCTTTTCTCATcgcttttttagtttaattttaatttttatttattttttattaaaaacgaCGGCCAACGTCACAATATccattgctttttttttttgcggATTTTTGTgccaattaattaaaaaataattcataatatttatttaataaaagcgATGGATAGCGtcgtaatttattaaaaaataataataattttttttaaatcgaCGAGTccgttgatttttaaatttgatttttatttttgtttattttttattaaaaacgaCGGACGACGtctctataatttttattttttaaaatattaattctagaaaatctATGTTGTCCGTcgcaatttataattattttaaatttttctttatattttagaaaaaacgACGGACAACATTgcttttgttaaaattaaataattttttttaaaagcgaAGTTGTCGGTcgctttttaaattaaatttttatttttatttatttttattaaaagcgacggacaacatcacaataatttttagtttcaaaaattttaattctagaaaagcaACGCTGTCCGTCGCAATTGgtaactatttttaatatttatttattttttacaaaaaatcgACGGACAACGTCTCttttgtataaaaattaattttttgaaaagcgacgtaatcagtcattttttatttatttatttttgtttagttttattaaaagcgacggacaacatcacaataatttttattttctaaaattttaattctataaAAGCGACACTGTCCGTCGCAATTTATAGattgtttttttcaaaaaatgacaGAGATCAtcgcttttgttaaaactaaataaaattaactttatgaaaacgaCACTGTCCTTCGatgtttgatttttaatttactattaaataaataatttttatattaaaaaaagttaaatgtattcaattatatattgaatacattgatatcatatgatcgattgataaaaaaatatatactgttgaagttataatataataatataagctaaattaaatgataatttattattgtatatataCAAAACGTTGTATTACGAGTTAATTTACATGTGGATGTGATGTATCTAGTATATATTATGAATTTTACagtcaatcaactatatatattgaatacattgatggcatacgatcgattgatcaaggtaataatatatttttaaaattataatataataatgtaagctaaattaattaataattcatcagagtagaaataaaatacgatgtattacgaggtaatatactcgtgtatgtgatgtatgtagttaaaagctagctaactgaataaatatatccaaatattttgaataatacgttaacatcatatgatcgaggtaataatacattattgaagttataataatgaagaCAATTAACCGACAATTGATCATATTAATACGTTGTATTAACGTAATCTAAATCTCCAATTCAGTATTTTTTTAACctaatttaaatttcaattgacCTACTTTTAAATGTCTTAATCCCAGTCGTTGATCAAAGTTGATCTAACGGCTGAGATCAGATCAACCAATCTCTCCTTTTAAACAAAATATCAAACCCTATCCTCATTTTCTctctgttgacacccaattttgacctcccaatATTGCTTAAGCTGatgttttatcaaaatttttgaaatttatatatTACTATTTTTCACATTATCCTTACATTAAATACATAATGTCGAGTCAAATTTATACTTTAGAAAAGTGcacaattatttttattatcttttattatcgTTTTATAATATTTATCCATTCAAACACGAcatttttacgtaattttattaagatttattaaattattttttcttcgtAACCCTGCACACTCTCATCTTtgcaaaaatcctacatgatgtgttttattttacaagaatattcaagcttgaataggttttcgagaaggtctgcgtacactgtaCCCTCTACAGACAGACCGGCGACATGATTATCATCTAGTCCATTTTCTTTTGGGGGTCTTTGTGTACACGAATgtgtattgtgttctatttgtTAATTAAGTTTGATGCTATgttagatgatattttagtatcttttacaCATTTTTCTTGTATCAAACAAATTTTTGACATGCCACACTCACGTTTTGAAAATACATGTCTAGTGTAGCatcattattcttattattattattaacattgttatcatatatattatttattattattatcattatttattattattatatattatttatttacttttattatctCTACTAGAATTTAAATAACAACCTAATCGAAATCACATAACAGTGCATATTCACATTTTTCGCAAATACATTATCTAATTTTCCATTATttagcattatttatttttgttattattatttttttaattatttattattattattatttattatcattattattcattatttgtatattatttaaataacagccCAAATTACAATTACTTTGCCAATTAATTTATCTTGTAGTCCAATTTTTATCTAAGTCACTATAATTTTAGTTCATTctatccaatttattacaaatttaGCCAATTTTAATTCAGTTCGTGTCAATTTTAGtcacaaatatatcaaaattgaagaGTTAACCCCATTTTTAATTTCAgtcgttgatcaaaattgatctaaAGGCAGAGATGATTTCGACCATCCATTTCTTTTTAAGAATCTAATACCCCAAACcctaatcattttttaaaaacttcTGCCTCCAACACTCTCTCTCTAtctcctctctccctctctctctccatAAAACTCCTTCAAATATCGATCTCCCCTCTCTCCTTCGATCTATCCGCGCTGCCTCCTACCACCATGCCGTCATCAATAACCCTCTGCCGCCGTCACCATCACCGGCGAGAGATCGAACCAGCAACGCCAGCCATGGTGCCGCCGCTGCTCTCCTTTTTCCGCCACGATCAACCCCAGCGCCGAGCCAAGTCCTGTCGTGTCTACGGagcccaacaacaacaaccacaccgGCGAACAGCGCGACCAGCTGCCGTCGCCACCTCCTTCTCCGGCCAAGACCCTCCGTTCTCTCTTTCTTCCTCTCGCCGCCGCAGAGCCATGCCATTTGCGCCATCACCTGCTTTGACCGAACCCCATGAGGGTGTCAAGGGTTCGATTCCAATCTTTACATATTAATTGCATGATGAATTTGTCTTCGATAAGGTCGTTCTCGGATCTACTTTACTTGTTTCGGAATATGAAGTATGTGggttaacttggatctgagtttCTCTATTTTGAATGTTCCGATTTCATGCCTGACTAACGTTACTTTTTGAATTAGGCACTGAATGACTTAATAGTTATTCATCCATGAAATGAATACAAATTCTTCATTTGTTTGTGCTGTTATGTATTGGTGGAGTGTTGTATAAATGTGTATCTAGAACATCTCAACGGAATCACATTGCACCTCATTTCATATGCTCCTATTCTTTATTCTGGCCAACAAGAATAAGACattttatttgattgaaaattcaaaaactttaagaACCCTgctttatttgattatttagttTTGTCATTTAGTAATAGACAGCCTGATGAGGTGGTCTTCTTCATAAAAGCTTAATCAATTCAATTACAGAATATTAGATAGTTAAGATATAAATGATTTAGTGAGTAGTTGGGAATATTCTATATATGGTTTAAATTCAAAATGCACGACTGGACTTTATTATGGAACTGTGCAACTATGGaagtatttttgataaaaaaattgtaTTCTTCAATTTTGTTGActttagtaacttgaaaatggttaagcgtagggacttgaaatgtgaattaattatttgaaaatggttaagtgtagtgacttgaaatgtgaactggttatttgaaaatggttaagtgtagtgacttgaaatgtctactagttatttgaaaatggttaagtgtagtgacttgaaatgtacactagtgacttgaaaatagtta
The Capsicum annuum cultivar UCD-10X-F1 chromosome 6, UCD10Xv1.1, whole genome shotgun sequence DNA segment above includes these coding regions:
- the LOC107873259 gene encoding uncharacterized protein LOC107873259, producing MPSSITLCRRHHHRREIEPATPAMVPPLLSFFRHDQPQRRAKSCRVYGAQQQQPHRRTARPAAVATSFSGQDPPFSLSSSRRRRAMPFAPSPALTEPHEGVKDDIRW